The Zeugodacus cucurbitae isolate PBARC_wt_2022May chromosome 4, idZeuCucr1.2, whole genome shotgun sequence genome includes the window GTGGCTTGCTTACATACTTCATTGTACATGTCAGCGATTTAGTTTCACACTTACAacgtttttttaagttaataactatgatattaattaaaaaatgaaaatctaaATTTATGCACATCATATAATTTACACCATACACACATTTCTCACATATATATACTCACTGTTGACTATTTCACCGGCCAATTTGTACTTGGTTACAACCAAATCTTCAGCAATGGTTTTCTCTGGAACCTCTTTCTCAACTTCGGCCATTTTACTCGTTCAATGCAGATGCACTACGAAATCTAAATTTTCAGTCCTTTAATGGAAAACTTAGCTTAGAACTTTATTTTCCAGTTGGGCAAGCTTACGTTTATTAGCTAATAAATAAGCTTCAAATTATTAGAATTTGGTTTTTACTGATTTATAATCAAAACTCAAAAATCCCAAAATACTTTTGTTGAAAAACGCGATCCAATCACAAAAGCTTTATTTCACACGTTGCTCTTTTCGCGACGGTggaattgtataaaaagaaagaaaacgatGTGAACACGAAGCATCGATAGTTGCTGCATGATTGCCAAGGCacaatttatttcattgaaGGAAAGAtacatttttatcaaaaataaaaacacaacgaCTTAAGCGTAAAATGCGAATACAAAATTACGTCATTAGAAATTTATATGTGAATAGTTATTATAGTTAACGGCGTAatagcaaaataataattatctgTCAACTATCGGGAGCATGAGAACCCGCAACCCTATGATCGATAGCTTAAAAcgataaatttttgatatttttgaaacaatcaattaaaatttattcataaaacgTATTCAAATGTAATAAGTGGTCGAATAAATATACGTTAGTCGATCTTATTTTGAGAAATgacaataatgaaaataaaatcctGTTTTTCGTAGATTTATAACCCAATTTCTGTactgaaaattgcaaaatttttaaagtaataaattctttttttaataattaaacggCAATGTAaagatttttgcttttatttttgttattgttatttttgttatttaaaataaaattataaaaaaaattgtatttatttaaaataatataaaaaacaatccAGTAAATAAAAGAACACTCTGTCATTGCAATCACCTGTTCATTTGTGCATACCATTTTGACAATCAGCTGTTAAGTAATCgaaatgtgtgtgtgggtgggtgAATGGATTGTGTAAAATCTTATGacgaaaatgtaataaattagaTATAGAATTGTTTAAAACTCTACTTCCTGATTTACGTAAAAACCGGAACAAGTGCGATGTTTGCCCGCTTAGCATATAGACGACCGCTGGTGTTGATAACACAAAAATGTCTACTCGACGTAAGCCCAAGCTCAAGGAAATTACCACAACTATGCAGGCAACGACTTGCGCCATTCCAGATACGTGAATTCTATCAAAAACGTAGTGAAAGTTCTACTGATGCTACGCTAACtcgaaatatttggaataaaattttcggaaaatatttGTTAGCTACCAATATTCTGAGTTCGGGTATTTTGATGGTAATTGGAGATTTGGTTGCACAAGAAATCGAGTATCGTCGACGTCGCAACGAATTTGATGAATTTGATATCAAACAAGATCGGTATGACACAAAGCGGGTTTTCCGCATGTTCGTGGTCGGATGTTTGCAAGGACCGCTACACCATTATGTTTACAAGTGGATGGACTATGCGATGCCAGTGGCTAACGTACGGAATACACTACGGAAAATTCTCATTGACCAAATATTTATGTCACCAGCTtgcattttgatatttttctattCTGCTTGCTATCTCGAGCAGAGGTCTGTGCAGGACACAAATAAGGAGTTGTGTGATAAATTTCCAATAATTTATCTAATGGATTGGGCTATGTGGCCCGCAGCACAGTATATAAACTTTAGATATTTGGATACAAAATATCGTGTTATGTTCGTAAATGTTTGCACAGCTGTTTACAATATATTCCTTTCATATATGAAGCATGATTATTGAGGGAAATATTTTCTAGTATTCCTTGTAACACACATTGTGATGTCGTACctaatactaaatattatttataaataaacaaatgtgtaaattgtTAGAGGCTATAACAGAATTAAATGTCgatattgttgttatacaaCAAACACATCATATGAAGAAAATCAAAGAAACggaaattttattaacacaCCTCCGTGTTATGGAATATGTTTGTCAACCTCAGGAGTAATAAATACACACACTGGTAAAtagtgatttaatttatttccgcGCAcacaaatttactataaataaaaaatatttatttattctaatgTGTAGCTATTAAAAAGAATGTGTtgtcttttatttatattcaaagtttattattaaattataattaaataattattaaattatattttcaacttagacatatatagagttatatacaaataactattaaaaaaaaatacgctAAACTTATTAAAATCCCACTTCCTCGGTGACTGCAACACCGAACATATTACGAACTAATTGCAATTGTTCCTGTTGAATAAAATTGGCCATCAATGTAGTAAGTACATCATTTGATCTTAATGTCTGTTGCTTTATGATCATACGGAAATCTTCCCGCGCCCCTTTGTCCGCACCACGTGTACCAACACGGCATACACTTGTGCCCGTTTGCGCAGGTGACAAATCAAAAGCAAAGTCTTCATTATGCGTATGCCAAATATGCAAGAATTCTTCGATAAAATCGATTGTTACTATGTACGTAGTAAACAAGCGATAAGCGAAAGCCCTACGCGATgttattaatgtaaatatttgttcagCCATAAGCGTCTCACGTGGATATTCCAGTTGCAATAACACCAATAAATCGCCAAGTATTTGATCAGCACAATTTGGTTCATAAAGTTTGCgctgtaaaataaaatgtatgtatgtgtgatatACAATATTTCCTTcgcatttttttccacaaaacttACACTTAATGTATTAATGATGGCTTTCGTACAGTACTGTATTAATGCTTTCTGAGTCAGCGGTATAAATATCATATGTCGTGGAACCTTTAATGTAAGATGCTCCAGAATATTTCCTTGCGTCGCTGGTAGTTCGTCAATGATTTTCACTATACATTCGAAACCCTGCAActgtttaaaaaatgcatttgtgtGTTAGTAATATTAAGATGAATATAGAGACATAAACATACCGTCAAATTTCCTTGCAATAAGTTTAAGCTGAGTATTTGCAAATTCTGTACCAAACTACTAGTCACCATCATCTCAGACATCAATTTCTTTGCCTCTTCTTGGTGACCAAAGTATATAGCTAAATCAAAGAGAAATCGCGATATCCAAGCAGCTAAAGGTAATGTGAGCAATAATTTGCTGAAATCACGTTGAAATTGTTCCGTATTTAAAAGTTGCCAACATTGTGCCGCATGCACGAATGCTTTCGATATGTCTTTGCTTGTTGGCGTAGTTAGTGAAATCTGTGGCGGCTCCATGCTCTGTACGTCTGGTGCTTCCATTTTCCAGTCAACTGGAATTTATTGGAGGAGAAACGTCAACGCAGTTCATATTAGCAAATATTTGATTAGTTTTACCTGTGAAACCTTCCACCAAAACGTGATTGATGCTAGCATCTTCTGATTGTGTATAACAATTCTTGATATAACAATGTAGTGAATATATGAATAAAGTGGTAGCATAGAAAAGCACTTGCGTACTGCCAGCAGGACTAATTGAGACAATTTCTATCAGTTTATCCCAATAAACATTTTGAccccaagttttattgaaaggCAAAAATGTTTCCCAACGTAGAATTTTACCACAGAGCATTAAAACTTGGAATATCTTCTTCCATATTTCAGTGTTATCACACTTATTTTCATCATCAATT containing:
- the LOC105211063 gene encoding integrator complex subunit 10 → METASEEQYLVSQAQNLRSIDTASAKAWLITAKTLYPNSFDILFEAYKLEKEAKNFKEAAKCFSNIALNFQSQNAELWNEVNELTNALRAPENEITPAQEFYVKMFQHVSYDVQHKILLLTVNNTENSIHQCKLLLLILKRFPQAAITHSPRLLEMIADGMKQNPQKYQEMLVEEALPLIYHKTPELPPVLVCRLFTISLEYYIRQIIDDENKCDNTEIWKKIFQVLMLCGKILRWETFLPFNKTWGQNVYWDKLIEIVSISPAGSTQVLFYATTLFIYSLHCYIKNCYTQSEDASINHVLVEGFTVDWKMEAPDVQSMEPPQISLTTPTSKDISKAFVHAAQCWQLLNTEQFQRDFSKLLLTLPLAAWISRFLFDLAIYFGHQEEAKKLMSEMMVTSSLVQNLQILSLNLLQGNLTLQGFECIVKIIDELPATQGNILEHLTLKVPRHMIFIPLTQKALIQYCTKAIINTLSRKLYEPNCADQILGDLLVLLQLEYPRETLMAEQIFTLITSRRAFAYRLFTTYIVTIDFIEEFLHIWHTHNEDFAFDLSPAQTGTSVCRVGTRGADKGAREDFRMIIKQQTLRSNDVLTTLMANFIQQEQLQLVRNMFGVAVTEEVGF
- the LOC105211065 gene encoding mpv17-like protein 2; the encoded protein is MFARLAYRRPLVLITQKCLLDVSPSSRKLPQLCRQRLAPFQIREFYQKRSESSTDATLTRNIWNKIFGKYLLATNILSSGILMVIGDLVAQEIEYRRRRNEFDEFDIKQDRYDTKRVFRMFVVGCLQGPLHHYVYKWMDYAMPVANVRNTLRKILIDQIFMSPACILIFFYSACYLEQRSVQDTNKELCDKFPIIYLMDWAMWPAAQYINFRYLDTKYRVMFVNVCTAVYNIFLSYMKHDY